The following are from one region of the Lonchura striata isolate bLonStr1 chromosome 26, bLonStr1.mat, whole genome shotgun sequence genome:
- the PSMB2 gene encoding proteasome subunit beta type-2, producing MEYLIGIQGPDYVLVAADTVAATSIIQMKHDHDKMFKMSEKILLLCVGEPGDTVQFAEYIQKNVQLYKMRNGYELSPTAAANFTRRNLADYLRSRTPYHVNLLLAGYDDHEGPALYYMDYLAALAKTPFAAHGYGAFLTLSILDRYYKPGITREEAVELLKKCLEELQKRFILNLTSFNARFIDKEGIHEVDNIPLAKVES from the exons ATGGAGTACCTGATCGGCATCCAGGGCCCGGACTACGTCCTGGTGGCCGCGGACACCGTGGCGGCCACCAGCATCATCCAGATGAAGCACG ATCATGACAAAATGTTTAAGATGAGTGAAAAGATCTTACTGCTGTGTGTGGGGGAGCCTGGAGACACAGTGCAGTTTGCAGAATACATCCAGAAAAATGTTCAGCTctacaaaatgagaaatg GTTATGAATTGtctcccactgcagctgcaaacTTCACCCGGCGAAACCTCGCAGACTATCTCCGGAGTCGG ACCCCTTACCATGTGAACCTTCTCCTGGCTGGCTACGATGACCACGAGGGCCCTGCCCTGTACTACATGGACtacctggcagctctggcaaAGACTCCTTTTGCAGCACATGGATATGGAGCATTCCTTACCCTCAGCATCCTTGACCGCTATTACAAGCCAG GTATCACACGTGAGGAAGCTGTGGAGCTCTTAAAAAAATGTCTAGAGGAG CTTCAGAAGCGTTTCATCCTCAACCTGACCTCCTTCAACGCCCGGTTCATTGACAAGGAGGGCATCCACGAAGTGGACAATATACCCCTTGCCAAAGTGGAGTCCTAA